A single window of Malus sylvestris chromosome 5, drMalSylv7.2, whole genome shotgun sequence DNA harbors:
- the LOC126621151 gene encoding uncharacterized protein LOC126621151 isoform X1: MDWSCPTAIVVGNENRGISDEALALSDLHCSNPMKGMVDSFSMFQLLQAFSCTMQFVIEHLAGGKGIDNKLQDNHKPYIYCRLLILFWCAIELPFCIA, translated from the exons CAACTGCGATTGTAGTCGGAAATGAAAATAG GGGAATAAGTGATGAGGCCCTGGCTTTGTCAGATTTGCATTGCAGTAATCCAATGAAAGGCATGGTCGACTCTTTCTCAATGTTTCAGTTGCTGCAGGCCTTCTCATGCACCATGCAGTTTGTGATAGAACATCTCGCCGG TGGAAAAGGCATTGACAATAAATTACAGGACAATCATAAACCCTACATTTATTGCCGGCTATTGATATTGTTTTGGTGTGCAATTGAACTTCCATTTTGCATTGCATAA
- the LOC126622821 gene encoding G-type lectin S-receptor-like serine/threonine-protein kinase SD1-1 has product MGSQPRHTTDSSGLCTVTIPGILVLVDINKTSVWSSNTPTSASNPAAQLSDSEWEEKQRIFSSRPQPQPARTSFANLDIRAGGSGCSRTFNGNGQDIYIRIRLAASEPDNAKSKVKKTRIIVTSTVLSAGLLILGLALLLRFQKKKHQQDGKPRSDQREDLELPLFDLGTVICATNDFSNHNKVGEGGFGSVYKGTLMDGQEIAVKSLLKHSRQGLNRLKNEVTHIAKLQHWNLVRLLGCCIQEDDADLRVHA; this is encoded by the exons ATGGGTAGCCAACCGAGACACACCACTGATTCATCAGGTCTATGCACGGTCACCATCCCTGGAATTCTTGTCCTTGTTGATATTAACAAGACAAGCGTTTGGTCCTCGAACACACCAACATCTGCGTCGAATCCAGCAGCACAGCTTTCGGATAGTGAATGGGAAGAGAAACAAAGGATTTTCTCATCCAGGCCACAGCCTCAACCTGCTAGGACAT CTTTTGCAAATTTGGATATCAGGGCAGGAGGAAGTGGCTGCTCAAGAACTTTCAATGGAAATGGGCAAGATATATACATAAGAATAAGATTAGCTGCATCTGAACCAG ACAATGCAAAATCCAAAGTGAAGAAAACGAGAATCATAGTAACCAGTACTGTGTTGTCTGCTGGACTTTTAATCCTGGGCCTAGCCCTCCTCTTACGTTTTCAGAAGAAGAAGCACCAACAAGATG GAAAACCGAGATCGGACCAAAGGGAAGATCTGGAGTTACCATTATTTGACTTGGGCACTGTGATTTGTGCTACCAATGATTTTTCAAACCACAATAAAGTTGGGGAGGGTGGCTTTGGATCTGTCTATAAG GGTACACTGATGGATGGACAAGAAATAGCTGTGAAAAGTCTATTGAAACATTCGAGGCAAGGACTCAACCGGTTAAAGAATGAGGTTACACATATTGCCAAACTTCAGCACTGGAATCTAGTGAGGCTTCTAGGATGCTGCATTCAAGAAGATGATGCTGATCTACGAGTTCATGCCTAA
- the LOC126621149 gene encoding uncharacterized protein LOC126621149, translating to MTLVTGPQEAIVYPGLALYQATAGYVNPALQRTETANTQSNLFGRCSLAFKFMPKSMTNLSCSEMRTAGHGVEAQFQLPVAVDDFMQRSHPTNQLFNRHGFQSSNFHAAQDGSMKPLLRRRKGERTKPLPPSKRLWVEVQRVLMEGVQDIADKKGIKLRFCNLKECENHIQTLDSPCANIRMEIGWPNKVPFVHSHDLPDKAKIGFLEAYEPGWTATHDMELSLTEPGQAGQSTLG from the exons ATGACCCTCGTGACTGGTCCTCAAGAAGCTATTGTTTACCCTGGACTCGCACTCTATCAGGCAACTGCAGGATATGTTAACCCTGCACTGCAGAGAACGGAGACTGCTAATACACAGAGCAACTTGTTTGGGCGTTGTTCTTTGGCTTTTAAATTCATGCCTAAATCCATGACCAATCTTAGTTGTTCAGAGATGAGAACTGCTGGTCATGGGGTTGAAGCTCAGTTCCAGCTTCCAGTAGCGGTTGATGACTTTATGCAGAGATCTCACCCCACCAATCAACTCTTTAACAGACACGGTTTCCAAAGTTCCAATTTCCATGCAGCACAAGATG GATCTATGAAGCCTTTGTTGAGGAGGAGAAAGGGTGAAAGAACCAAACCTCTGCCACCTTCCAAGAGATTGTGGGTCGAGGTCCAGAGAGTCCTGATGGAAGGGGTTCAAGACATTGCAGACAAGAAGGGAATCAAGCTGAGGTTCTGCAACCTGAAGGAGTGTGAGAATCACATTCAGACACTTGATAGCCCCTGTGCCAATATAAGAATGGAGATTGGGTGGCCAAACAAGGTGCCATTTGTTCATTCCCATGATCTCCCCGACAAGGCAAAGATCGGTTTCCTTGAAGCCTATGAACCTGGTTGGACAGCTACTCATGATATGGAGTTAAGTCTAACTGAACCTGGACAGGCTGGCCAGTCAACACTCggttaa
- the LOC126621144 gene encoding uncharacterized protein LOC126621144 isoform X1: MFYTQILLTLGVRLPLHPWLQKMLSLIGYAPGQLNPGFWDTLIGFYIIWMECGLCEPSFHQWRYCYKMRPAKSCTGYTECACRSERERIVYGKKKAYYTWKNRWCFLYNDWEYDKGVTPKRCVLTHFQTVGCNVSTVRTICYLLWSFLASNTLLHVVTRGTIQLFGQELSDIEKVLRVPKEDRHLSKLRPLFRRYGFQPLVSESQGRSMEKVSKKTGTSTNKRKAPVLVPSEDILPHKKIHKFRGEPSVRPKSQDGVLKGPAFRKTGVEAVENAAAVVAGEGSRLLPPPLTMEHTVQESDPGSRHEGKGKERAGSVPWKDLRVATRPKDFGDINNCLAGRRFAFDELGEPLAKDESDCDRMLKLSSYVMAEYHDRLQEVERYKAKLKENKQLVDEARRNKGLLTQALQLKDETMESLKRRNGENLRLKKLLEATKKQFEVATLEVSKVRGELDGALVEISELEKSIPTEREAAVQEYLSSSTFHLAIKPYCAQEARFEKRKWMAVLDRYDDGSILRKYHEDIDEHHRKGETFVLAVDPSSEDESDNEGSADAQTQHGEEDLRDAEDDGRTRSDTARGSASDENE; encoded by the exons atgttctacacccagatattactgactttaggggtgagactacctttacatccgtggttgcaaaagatgttatctttgatcggatatgcacctgggcaactcaatcctggtttctgggatactttgattggattttatatcatttggatggagtgtgggttgtgtgagccttccttccatcagtggcgttactgttacaagatgcgcccagcaaaatcatgcactggttataccgagtgtgcatgtcggagtgagagagagcgtattgtgtatggtaagaaaaaggcatactacacatggaaaaaccgttggtgctttctgtataatgattgggagtatgataagggtgtcacgcctAAGCGATGTGtgcttactcacttccagactgtaggttgtaacgtatcaaccgttcgtactatttgctatttgttgtggtcttttcttgcttctaacactttgcttcatgtagtgacgcggggcaccatccaactgtttgggcaggagctatctgacatagagaaggtgttgagggtgcccaaagaggatagacacttaagcaagctacgacccttatttcgtcggtacggtttccaacccttagtttccgagagccagggacgatcga tggagaaggtaagcaagaaaacagggactagcaccaataaaaggaaagcaccagtgttagttccttcggaagacatcctaccgcataagaaaattcataagttccgAGGGGAACCATCCGTTAGACCTAAGTCCCAAGATGGGGTCCTTAAGGGGCCTGCCTTTAGGAAGACTGGAGTCGAGGCCGTTGAAAATGCTGCTGCCGTAGTTGCAGGAGAAGGGAGCCGACTGTTGCCTCCTCCTCTTACTATGGAGCACACTGTCCAGGAAAGTGATCCTGGTTCCCGCCATGAggggaaaggcaaggaaagagctggcagtgtcccgtggaaggacttgagggttgccacgcggccaaaggattttggggatatcaacaattgcttggcagggcgtcgattcgccttcgatgagctcggagagcccttagctaaggatgaatcggattgcgaccggatgttgaagctgtcttcatat gtcatggccgagtatcacgacagactgcaagaggttgagcggtacaaggcaaaactgaaggagaataagcagcttgtggacgaggcccgaaggaataagggacttttgactcaggctctccaactgaaggacgaaaccatggagagcttgaaaaggcgaaatggtgagaacctaaggcttaagaaattgcttgaggcaactaaaaaacagtttgaggtggctaccttggaggtatccaaggttaggggagaattggatggtgccttagttgagatttctgaactggagaagagcattccaactgaaagggaggctgctgtgcaagaatacttaagttcttcgacctttcatcttgctattaaaccctactgtgctcaagaagctcgctttgaaaaaaggaaatggatggccgtccttgatcgttatgatgatgggagcattcttcgaaaataccacgaagatatagatgagcatcatcgaaagggCGAGACATTTGTCCTTGCTGTTGATCCTAGCAGCGAAGATGAGTCTGATAACGAAGGCAGTGCTGATGCACAGACTCAGCATGGTGAAGAGGATCTTAGGGATGCAGAGGATGATGGTAGGACGCGGAGTGATACTGCCAGGGGTTcggcttcagatgagaatgaatag
- the LOC126621144 gene encoding uncharacterized protein LOC126621144 isoform X2 translates to MEKVSKKTGTSTNKRKAPVLVPSEDILPHKKIHKFRGEPSVRPKSQDGVLKGPAFRKTGVEAVENAAAVVAGEGSRLLPPPLTMEHTVQESDPGSRHEGKGKERAGSVPWKDLRVATRPKDFGDINNCLAGRRFAFDELGEPLAKDESDCDRMLKLSSYVMAEYHDRLQEVERYKAKLKENKQLVDEARRNKGLLTQALQLKDETMESLKRRNGENLRLKKLLEATKKQFEVATLEVSKVRGELDGALVEISELEKSIPTEREAAVQEYLSSSTFHLAIKPYCAQEARFEKRKWMAVLDRYDDGSILRKYHEDIDEHHRKGETFVLAVDPSSEDESDNEGSADAQTQHGEEDLRDAEDDGRTRSDTARGSASDENE, encoded by the exons a tggagaaggtaagcaagaaaacagggactagcaccaataaaaggaaagcaccagtgttagttccttcggaagacatcctaccgcataagaaaattcataagttccgAGGGGAACCATCCGTTAGACCTAAGTCCCAAGATGGGGTCCTTAAGGGGCCTGCCTTTAGGAAGACTGGAGTCGAGGCCGTTGAAAATGCTGCTGCCGTAGTTGCAGGAGAAGGGAGCCGACTGTTGCCTCCTCCTCTTACTATGGAGCACACTGTCCAGGAAAGTGATCCTGGTTCCCGCCATGAggggaaaggcaaggaaagagctggcagtgtcccgtggaaggacttgagggttgccacgcggccaaaggattttggggatatcaacaattgcttggcagggcgtcgattcgccttcgatgagctcggagagcccttagctaaggatgaatcggattgcgaccggatgttgaagctgtcttcatat gtcatggccgagtatcacgacagactgcaagaggttgagcggtacaaggcaaaactgaaggagaataagcagcttgtggacgaggcccgaaggaataagggacttttgactcaggctctccaactgaaggacgaaaccatggagagcttgaaaaggcgaaatggtgagaacctaaggcttaagaaattgcttgaggcaactaaaaaacagtttgaggtggctaccttggaggtatccaaggttaggggagaattggatggtgccttagttgagatttctgaactggagaagagcattccaactgaaagggaggctgctgtgcaagaatacttaagttcttcgacctttcatcttgctattaaaccctactgtgctcaagaagctcgctttgaaaaaaggaaatggatggccgtccttgatcgttatgatgatgggagcattcttcgaaaataccacgaagatatagatgagcatcatcgaaagggCGAGACATTTGTCCTTGCTGTTGATCCTAGCAGCGAAGATGAGTCTGATAACGAAGGCAGTGCTGATGCACAGACTCAGCATGGTGAAGAGGATCTTAGGGATGCAGAGGATGATGGTAGGACGCGGAGTGATACTGCCAGGGGTTcggcttcagatgagaatgaatag